One window of the Pseudomonadota bacterium genome contains the following:
- a CDS encoding patatin-like phospholipase family protein, which translates to MNIISTTVKQRARQLLFIMGALLIATHEVCPSLAEERREKIGLVLAGGGALGMAHVGVLKVLEENRVPIAYVAGTSMGSIIGAAFATGQRVDAMEQLLIESNWDEIFSDSVNRDELSYRSKAGRNREIYGDTKISVKNGKLITPFGVVQGQRLLPVLQRLYENGPPSPADFNEFRIPLRVVAADIETGQAVVISKGDVATAVRASMSVPGVFAPVEIDGRLLVDGGITNNLPMDVVREMGASRLIVVELNADLQKRDSLSSPLAIGGQIISILLAQNSAIQKKTLTKEDILIEPNLTGYTAVDFGKAKELIALGEEAARRLIPQLKHLSVSEAEYAKFKAAREATIKQTTVEFVTIHCDKHGSKEFLDKVVTTKPGDILDRNALDEEVERIYNTGDYSSVRYDVVEKDGKSGVEINAKRKEWLDDYFRFGATLQDDFKGETNYTMGGTYRINEITPQGGWFQGEALIGFSPKFAGEFYQPIYSGSDYFVSPRFDISRQTLYPTEEQEIVAVYQRTQELVGVGFGRRLGSSGEITAEYRRGTGKATRHIGDPDLPDADFEIGEAAASLIIDSQDNPDFPTTGIMSRASYNYSQSDLGSSDNFQQFSGGLSKPFTSGRNTLLINGDYGTTLGDLPLYRSWAFGGLFNFSGLSQNSLIASDYRVGRVNFYRRFDEVGSALFGLGFFAGGSVEYGSFYSDSSAIADNPGLFGGSTFLG; encoded by the coding sequence ATGAATATAATTTCTACGACCGTTAAGCAGCGCGCCCGCCAACTCCTTTTCATTATGGGAGCTCTCCTTATTGCAACGCATGAAGTCTGCCCCTCTCTGGCCGAGGAAAGGCGGGAAAAAATCGGGCTGGTCTTGGCTGGAGGCGGGGCTCTCGGGATGGCTCACGTGGGCGTACTTAAGGTCCTGGAGGAAAATCGAGTCCCAATAGCGTATGTAGCAGGAACCAGCATGGGCTCTATTATTGGAGCAGCATTCGCCACGGGGCAACGAGTTGACGCGATGGAGCAACTACTTATTGAGAGCAATTGGGACGAGATCTTTTCAGATAGTGTTAATCGCGATGAACTATCCTATAGATCTAAAGCGGGAAGAAACCGAGAGATTTATGGCGACACGAAGATCTCCGTCAAGAATGGAAAGCTGATTACTCCTTTCGGTGTGGTTCAAGGCCAACGACTTCTACCGGTGCTGCAACGATTGTATGAAAACGGCCCCCCCTCCCCTGCCGATTTCAATGAATTCAGAATTCCCCTTCGAGTTGTCGCCGCAGATATAGAAACGGGTCAAGCGGTCGTCATTTCCAAGGGAGATGTAGCCACCGCTGTTCGCGCGAGCATGTCAGTCCCCGGGGTCTTTGCCCCAGTGGAAATAGACGGACGCCTTCTTGTAGACGGCGGTATCACCAACAACCTCCCGATGGATGTGGTGCGAGAGATGGGAGCAAGTCGACTTATCGTTGTGGAACTTAACGCTGACCTACAGAAGAGAGACTCCCTTAGCTCACCTCTGGCTATAGGTGGGCAGATCATCAGTATTCTTTTGGCGCAGAATTCTGCGATCCAAAAAAAAACGCTCACTAAGGAGGATATCCTCATCGAACCAAACCTTACGGGATATACCGCTGTCGATTTCGGTAAAGCAAAGGAGCTTATCGCCCTTGGGGAAGAGGCCGCTCGGAGGCTGATTCCGCAACTCAAACACCTAAGCGTCTCAGAAGCTGAGTACGCCAAATTCAAAGCTGCGCGTGAAGCCACTATCAAACAGACTACGGTCGAATTCGTCACAATTCATTGCGACAAGCATGGATCCAAGGAATTTCTAGATAAAGTTGTTACCACAAAACCCGGCGATATTCTTGACCGAAACGCGCTCGACGAAGAGGTAGAACGGATCTACAACACTGGAGATTACAGCTCTGTTCGCTATGACGTGGTTGAGAAAGACGGTAAGAGCGGCGTAGAGATCAACGCTAAGCGTAAGGAGTGGCTCGACGACTACTTCCGGTTCGGCGCGACCCTTCAGGATGATTTCAAGGGTGAGACGAACTACACCATGGGCGGTACCTACCGAATAAATGAGATCACCCCGCAAGGTGGTTGGTTTCAGGGCGAAGCGCTTATTGGTTTCTCGCCAAAATTCGCAGGTGAGTTCTATCAACCGATCTACTCCGGAAGCGACTATTTTGTCTCTCCACGCTTTGATATCTCGCGGCAAACCCTTTATCCGACCGAGGAGCAAGAGATCGTAGCGGTATACCAGCGTACACAGGAACTTGTGGGTGTAGGCTTTGGTCGGCGCCTGGGCAGCTCCGGCGAGATCACTGCCGAGTATCGTCGTGGCACCGGCAAGGCTACTCGGCACATCGGAGACCCGGATCTCCCGGATGCTGATTTTGAGATCGGAGAGGCCGCCGCCTCGTTAATCATCGACTCACAGGATAATCCGGATTTCCCAACTACTGGAATTATGAGTCGAGCTAGCTACAATTATTCTCAATCGGACCTCGGTAGTTCCGACAACTTCCAGCAGTTTAGCGGCGGTCTATCCAAACCTTTTACCAGTGGGCGTAATACACTTTTAATTAACGGAGATTACGGCACCACGCTCGGAGATCTTCCTCTGTATCGGTCGTGGGCATTTGGTGGCCTCTTCAACTTCTCTGGACTGTCCCAGAACTCATTAATAGCATCTGATTACCGGGTCGGCAGAGTTAACTTCTACCGGCGCTTTGATGAAGTGGGCAGCGCGCTTTTCGGCCTCGGGTTCTTTGCGGGCGGTTCGGTGGAGTACGGTTCCTTCTACAGCGATTCGTCCGCTATTGCTGACAACCCGGGGCTCTTCGGAGGCTCTACGTTCCTTGG